ACCAAAATGTCACCTCGCGGAACCGATGCAAGCGACACCGAACTCGAAGTCTTGAAAGCCCTCTGGGAAATCAAATCCGGTACCGTGCGTGACGTCGGAGAAGTCCTCCTTCGCTGCGGACATCAGTGGGCATACACCACAATCCAAACCTTGCTGATTCGACTGCAATCAAAGGGCCTAGTCACAGTCCGTAAGGTCAGCACGCCGCACACCTACGAACCCGCCGTCACGCGCGAGAAGCTTTTGGGCATGCGTTTGAAAGAGCTGGCGCTGAACCTATGCGACGGCACACCTACGCCACTGGTTCGCGCCTTGGTCTCGCAAGAGACCTTCTCTCGTGACGACATCGCCCGCTTCAGGAACCTGTTGGACGAACTTGAAGGCAAACAAGGCTGACAATGTGGCTCTTGTCCGGCAATTAGCCCGATCCTGCAAGTAAGCCGTTACCGAAAGGGCATAGACACATTACGGCCGTCGTCTCCAGCCCAAATCGTAAGCTCCTCCCATGTCACAACATTGCGAGCCATCGCTCGAAATAG
The window above is part of the Candidatus Hydrogenedentota bacterium genome. Proteins encoded here:
- a CDS encoding BlaI/MecI/CopY family transcriptional regulator, which produces TKMSPRGTDASDTELEVLKALWEIKSGTVRDVGEVLLRCGHQWAYTTIQTLLIRLQSKGLVTVRKVSTPHTYEPAVTREKLLGMRLKELALNLCDGTPTPLVRALVSQETFSRDDIARFRNLLDELEGKQG